Part of the Zea mays cultivar B73 chromosome 4, Zm-B73-REFERENCE-NAM-5.0, whole genome shotgun sequence genome is shown below.
CCCTCTAACTATTATTTGTTAGCGGCTCTAATCCAGCTAAAACCAGCTAATAACTTATTAGATGACTAACAATTAGCTCTAGAGTTTTGGAACGGGTTCTAATAAACTACAGAGCATCGTCTCAATATTCACGCAGTACCTTGTATCTCAAATCACAAGCAATGAAAGAAATATCATCATTCCTTTATGCACGTAAAGTCACATCAGCTTTCCATTCTTTCTTCTCGCAGGAAAAAATCCGGCTTGCCCTCTATGTGCAGAAGGCTGCCATGACCTTCATTGATGGTATGCATGTATTACATACCATACCTGCTGCTGCTTGTCTTGCAGTGTATTCTGCTGCTAACTCCCATGCATCTAACTCTGTCCTGATGGCGGTGTTAAAGGTGCCAAGCACAAAGACTACCGGATCACAGAGGATATCAGAAACGCTGGGTTCTCCATAAACCCAGACGAGCTGGCATCGATCACAAGCAAGCACGACGCGAAAGCCTTAAAGATGCACGGCGGGGTGGACGGGGTGTCGAAGAAGATCCGGTCGGCGTTGGACCATGGCATATCTGCCAGCGACCTAGACACGAGGCAAAGCATCTACGGCGTCAACCGGTACGCGGAGAAGCCTTCGAGAACGTTCTGGATGTTTGTGTGGGACGCGTTGCAGGACATGACTCTGATCATCCTGATGGTGTGCGCTCTGCTGTCTGCTGCCGTCGGTCTGGCGTCTGAAGGCTGGCCCAGGGGCATGTACGATGGCCTGGGGATCATGCTCAGCATCCTGCTGGTTGTCATGGTCACTGCTGTCAGTGACTACAGGCAGTCGCTCCAGTTCAAGGAGCTTGACaatgagaagaagaagatattcatCCATGTGACCAGAGACGGATCCCGGCAGAAGGTCTCTATCTATGACTTGGCGGTCGGTGACATCGTGCATCTGTCCATCGGAGACCAGGTGCCTGCCGACGGGCTGTACGTGCATGGATACTCCCTTTTGATCGACGAGTCCAGCTTGTCAGGCGAGAGCGAGCCGGTCTATGTTTCTCAGGACAAGCCATTCATCTTGGCGGGGACTAAGGTTCAGGATGGGTCAGCTAAGATGATGGTGACCGCCGTCGGCATGCGCACCGAGTGGGGAAGGTTGATGAGCACGCTGAGCGAGGGAGGAGAGGACGAGACGCCGCTGCAGGTCAAGCTGAACGGAGTTGCAACCATCATTGGCAAGATCGGCCTGTTGTTTGCCACATTGACATTTGTTGTCCTGATGGTTAGGTTCCTCATTGAGAAAGGTTTGACGGTTGGTCTGTCCAAATGGTACTCTACTGATGCGCTGACTATAGTGAACTACTTCGCGACTGCTGTCACTATTATCGTCGTCGCTGTTCCTGAAGGGCTGCCTCTTGCTGTTACTCTGAGCCTTGCATTTGCGATGAAGAAGCTAATGAATGATAAGGCACTTGTCCGGCACCTTTCAGCGTGTGAGACTATGGGATCTGCCGGAACCATCTGCACGGATAAAACGGGAACTTTGACTACTAACCATATGGTGGTCGACAAGATATGGGCATCCGAGGTCTCAAAATCGGTTACCGATAGCAGTAGTTTGGAAGATCTGGCTTCTGCCGTTTCTCCAGCCACATTGAGCCTGCTTCTGCAAGGAATTTTTGAGAACACCAGCGCAGAGGTAGTCAATGAGAAGGATGGCAAGCAGACTGTCTTGGGAACTCCGACAGAGAGGGCAATATTTGAGTTTGGCTTGAAActggaaggtcttggtgctgaggataGGACCTGCACCAAGGTCAAGGTCGAGCCGTTCAATTCGGTTAAGAAGAAGATGGCGGTGCTGGTCTCGTTGCACGATGGCGGCTCGTACCGCTGGTTCACCAAAGGCGCGTCGGAGATCGTTGTGGAGATGTGCGACATGATGATAGATGGCGATGGGAACAGCGTCCCCTTGTCAGAAGCTCAGAGAAAGATCGTCTTGGATACTATCAACTCCTTTGCTTCAGATGCTTTGAGGACACTGTGCTTGGCGTATAAGGATGTGGATGGtctcgaggacgacgacgacgatgcagATAGCCCAACAAGTGGTTTCACTCTAATCTGCATTTTTGGCATCAAGGATCCCTTGCGCCCAGGAGTCAAGGACGCTGTGGAGGCCTGTAAGTCTGCTGGCATCGTCGTGAGAATGGTGACCGGTGACAACATCAATACAGCCAAAGCTATAGCCAAAGAGTGTGGGATACTAACTGATGGTGACCTAGCAATAGAAGGGCCAGAATTCCGCAGCAAGAGCCCAGAAGAGATGAGGGACATAATACCTAAGATTCGGGTTCATTTCACTTCCCTCAACCGCTAATATCTATTAagatttcttttttttctctctctcaattTTGATCGTCTTTCAACATCGGCAGGTCATGGCTCGTTCTTTACCGTTGGACAAGCATACCCTTGTGACGAACTTGCGAGGTATGTTTCGCGAGGTGGTTGCTGTGACAGGTGACGGCACGAATGATGCTCCAGCGTTGCATGAAGCAGATATCGGCCTTGCTATGGGCATAGCAGGAACAGAGGTACTGGATTATTATGTCGCATTGGTTCATGAATGACAGGGATACATAGGTTGTGACTCTATGATTCGAGAGTTGGTCAAAATAACCTACCTAGTAATTTTTAGATCTTAATCTTAGGTCATTACATGATTCAAATAGTTTGGAAATTTTCACTTACAAGAGCCTTTTCCTTCAGCAACTCACCATGTCCCTTGAAAGATAATTATATAAACTGACATATTTCCAGGTTGCCAAGGAGAGTGCTGATGTGATAGTGCTTGATGACAATTTCACAACTATAATAAATGTCGCGAGGTGGGGTCGTGCGGTTTACATAAACATCCAAAAGTTCGTGCAGTTCCAGCTGACTGTCAACATTGTTGCTTTGGTCATCAACTTCGTCTCAGCATGCATTACAGGTGCGCGCATCATCATCTGTAGTAGTGTTTCCTTTCTCCAATGCCAGTATTGCCATGGTCGTTTTACCCAAAAACACTGTTCTGCACTGTAGATTGCATTGTTTGCAGAATATAGTTTGAATATGGATATGCCGGGATGGGTAAACTGCGGGAGATAGTCTTAGTAAATTCCTAATATCCCCCCTATCGAAATAACAATATGTTTGGCTCTCCTCGTATCACAACAGGGAGCGCTCCGCTCACAGCGGTGCAACTGTTGTGGGTGAATATGATTATGGATACATTAGGAGCTCTAGCTCTAGCAACGGAGCCTCCAAACGATGACATGATGAAGAGACCACCTGTCGGGCGAGGGGAAAGCTTCATCACCAAGGTCATGTGGAGAAATATCATTGGGCAAAGTTTGTACCAGTTGGTTGTGCTCGGAGCCCTCATGTTTGGCGGGGAACAGTTTCTGAACATCAAGGGCGCGGATTCCAAATCTGTTGTCAATACTCTCATATTCAACTCCTTCGTGTTCTGCCAGGTGAGCGCATCATTATCGACACACTTTGGTTActggtaggggtggtaatggatcatgatccaaatgcttcttcacaGACAAAATGTTTGTTCTGGTCAGCGCATAAGCATACGATCTGACGGGCTCGAAAATCATGTTGcctgtctgtctgtctgtctcAGGTGTTCAACGAAATAAACAGCAGAGAAATGGAGAAGATCAACGTGTTCCGCGGCATGGTCACCAACTGGATCTTCATCGCGATCATAGCCGCGACGGTCCTGTTCCAAGTGGTGATCGTAGAGCTGCTCGGCACCTTTGCCAGCACCGTCCCACTCGACTGGCGGCTTTGGCTGCTTAGCGTCGGCCTCGGATCGGTTAGCTTGGTCGTCGGTGCCGTCCTCAAGTGCATACCAGTTGCCAAATCGAACGGAGCTCCTGCGAGTCCCAACGGCTACGCCCCGCTCCCCAGCGGTCCTGACGACATTTAGCTGAAGAAGAGGGGATGCATGGAGAAAAGAAGTTGCATCCGATTTTTGCGTCTTGTTTGGAATAAGTAATGAACCACTGGCTAGGCTCAGCTTTAGCAGAttgttctatatatatatatatatatatatatatatatatatatatatatatatatatatatatatatatatatatatatattgtcctGCAATTACACGATCTTCCTGTTTGCTGATTGTTCTATATATGAATGAACGCAATGCAAGGCACCATTATTTCCACGAGCCATGGCCTTAAGGAAacgaagttcttggccaactctaTGGTCTCATTATATACCAAATTTTGATACACATGAGTATTTTATTAGGTCATTTGTTATGTCCCACTGGATATAGTATATTTTCTCTTGTTCATACCCGCTACTTGATAGGAAACTCGCTAACATATGATATGTGGGTTCAAATTAAGAGGCTCATGCATGAGCTTATAATGGTGTTGTTATTTAATGCTAAATGTTGTTAACCTTGTGATAAAATTATGTTGGATTCGATAAATTTATCATGCTAGCACTAAGGTAATATATCATTTAGTATCTTAATATGTTATTTTAACATCTTTTAATATCGATAAGGTATGTAGTTTTAACATTTTATATGTGGTAATTACTTTCGTGGTCTAAATGATTATGTCCATTATAATGTTAATGCGTATAGGGCGTATAGGTATATCTATGATGGATAGTGAATATGGATATGAGGCATTATATCTCTAGATATGAATATGGTTTTGTGTGTCCAGTAGATAgcttacccattgccatccctagagcCACCAATACCAACCACATACCACAACCACAAAGCATCTGTTCAACCAACAGGTACATTCTCCATTTCAGAGCAACTTTATGATTCACAACACAAGTTAAATCCAGAATCAAAACAACTCGTCTAAAAACAACTCTGCGAACATAAATCTCTTTACAGCAGGCATAATATTACAGTACTATTGGAAAAGCTTATAAAGCTTGTTTTGAGCGGCGGAGTGGACTGCCACTACGCAATGAGGAAAGGCAGCACGGTCAGCATGAAGGCCTCGTAGGTGAAAGTCGCCGACCCAGAGTAGGCGGTGTCCTTCTCCTTGAACTTCTCTGTCAGCCCCTGCGAAGTGATCCAAAAAACAATGACCACAGGTAAGATCGTTCGTAACTGCATTTGCAAGATCAGACGCAAAGAGAAAGTTTGAAATGGTCGAGTTTGCACACTACAGTGCAGGCGTTATTAGTTACCTTAACAGTGAGGCAGCATCTGCATAGgtaaagaaagaaaaaagaaaacaCGGTCAGTAGTTGAGGTACAGGGCAAACTGAATGCAGATAGGACATAAAAAAAATCAGTTTTAGACATGTCAATAGTCTTGCATCAGAAACCATAGCTGAACTTAGCAGGGCAGTTCATTGACATATCAGTCAAAGTAATCCTTTAACTAGTTATAAAATAACTTTATTACTCATAGGCTGATGATATCAGGCCAGTTATGAACATCCATGACAACAACACTGCGAAAATACAATAATTTCCTTACTGATAAGGTGCAGCAAACATTGTTAAGAAACGAGCAGCAGTTAGATTGAAGGGAGGTCCTTACTCAATGAAGTTGTCATATTCGATTGCTTTGCTCTTGCCCCCAGTCTTGTCAAATTTAGACACAAGCAGATCAAGGACAGTTGGAGACACAGAATATCCGAGACTGAGAAGAGCATCGCGCAGTTCTGACATGTCGATCCTGCCACTTCGATCACGATCAAACCTCTCAAATATTGCCTGAAAAATACAGCAAAAAACATCACTTCACTGCAATAATTCGTTGgtcaattttgcatacatacaagTGAAGTGGAAAAGGGAGCAGTGAGTTGCAGGTCGTCTTACTCTCCAGTTCTGAAGACTGTAAAACACAGAAGTAAATTCCTTGGGTCCTGAAAGGGCAGAAACAGAAATTAGCATATTTTTATCAAGAAAAGCAGACTGTACAGGACATAGAAAGGAAATACTGAATCTGATATAGGTGTGCTTCGTACTAGTCAGAAAAAGGGAGAGGAAAAGGAACACAAGTTAGCACTGGCCTTTTAAGGTCACACGAATGAAGAAACATTCGTCTCATGGCTTGAATAAAATGGTATATGAAAATCTTGCACAAATTGTTTTGACTACGAAGATCAAGTTAAGAATATCAAATCACACAGAATCAGTACCCAGCTGGATCCAAACTCCAGCAAACAGGATTGCCCAAAAGGCATCATTACCATTACCAAACTATGTGCCACTGTTACATCGAAAGTCTTGAGAGTGAGATAGCCTACTAGCAATACTTCATTTGTTCAAACGCTACAGAGAAGTTCCATAGGGGAACTTCATGTTACTTACAGTACAATATGTTTTGAGCACATCATCGGTACTAAAAAAATAACCTTATAACCATGAAGTCATCTGCATGACCATCTTGGATTTTGCGCATAGAGAAATGGATGCACTTGATCGATTCAATATTGGCCACTCGATCAGAGTGTAAAATTTAACTAAACTATCTGCTTCGTTAAGGAATGATCAAATTGCTAGTTTGTCAGTACAGAACAAAGAACAGACCAGTTGGTATGCCTGTGGCAGATAGTAAATAATTTCTAAATAAACACATCTAGAGCTGACTGAATCCATGGGGCCTCCTTGGTTGCCAAACTATGTGCCAGGCGGCCAGCATTTACAGGCAAATGGCTAGGGAGCGACATGGCCTACTAGCAGTACTCGACCTGTTGACACACTATAAAAGAAGGTTCATGGTCTACAATAAAGGCTGCCAACAAGAACTCCACGTTCCTTGCAGTATGTACAGCGCATGGTCAGTACTGGAACTTAATCCCATATGCACGCAAGTCATCTACAGCCTACTACTCTACATGATCATCTTGGACCCTGCGCATAAAGAAATGGGTCTAGTTGATCAAATCAATATTTGGCCCTAAATCCAAGTCCCAGTTCGTCTGGCTTCTTGCCAGATGCCAGCGCCGCAGCTCGGTAGGTAGCCGGAGATGGTACCGCCAACAAGTTTGCTATGGGActtttttttaacattttagaagTTACTTTTTAGAAAAAGCTAAAAGAAGTTGGAGGAAGCATTTGCTGCTGGCCTGCTGCCGCGTGCAGTTCTTTTTGGCGACCTGGAGAACACCATGATTGGTTTTAGGAACTAACGCTCTGTCTCGATAGATCGATCCGTGCTGCGCGACAGATCGAACAAGAACAACAgaaagaaattgcaattttacgacAGTCGAGGGGAAGGAAGGAGGTCTCAGGGTGAGGTCGGTCGTCGACGTCTGGCGCACTCACCGATCTTGCGGACGTTGGTGTTGGTGAAGAGGTACATGAGGAGGTGGACGGTGCGGAGGCTGAAGCTCTGGTTGTACCCGGACAGCGCGGACTGCAGCTCCTTGTCGTCGATCATGCCGCTGCCGTCGCGGTCGGCCGCCTGGAAGCAGGCCACGACGTTGGGGTCGGTGCCGGGCGGGAACGCGGAGGGCACCAGCGACGCGAACGGGCTGCCGAACCCTGCCGGGGCCCCGCCCCCGTACGGGGGCTGCTGCTGCGGGGCGCCGCCGTAGGGCGGCGGCTGCGAGGCGCCGTACCCGtacccgcccccgcccccgcccccgccgccgTAGGGCTGGGAGGGGGGCGGCGCGCCGTAGGATGGGGGAGGCGCGCCGTAGTAGGGGGGCGCGGAGGAGGTCGAGGTCTTGCCTTCCTTGGGCGGCTTCTCGCCGTACGGCGGGGCGGAGGGCGCGGGCGAGGAGCCGTAGGGCGGCGGCGGGGCGCCGTAGCCCCCGCCGGGACCGTAGGGGTAGCCGGAGCCGGGAGGCGGGTAGCCGGCCATGGGAGGGAGACCGAGACGGCGTGGAGGAGGGAGACGGCGAGATCGCAGCAGCGGTGGTTGTGCTCGCTGTTCGGAATGGAACGCGGGATTAAATGCCGGTGACGCACGCAGGTAGAGATGCCGAAGGGGGGAGCAAAGCAACGGGCAGGTTTCCTTGGGTTGGCTGGCTGGGCTGGTCCTTGCCTTTTTATGATGACGTGGCGAACTGGAGCGGCTCCGCCtgtggggagggagagggagcgtGTCAAACTCTGGGGACGCGTCGCGACGGCAGCATGCGCGTCGTGGCCAAGGACCGTGTCCGTGCGTGTCTCTTGACGACGGCGTCAGCGTGCGATTGCAGACGGGAGCAGCTGTACGACGTACGGCCATCGTCGTCGTGCCTCCACGCCACGCGTTTTGTCTCTTCTCtctgactctctctctctctgactcTCTCTGCGAAATGCATGCACGCTCTGTATTCCTCTCGCGAACAGAAAATGTCTGCTATTTTCGTCCCATCAGGGAGGGCCCCGGATGGCCAACGGTTGCCTTACGGTACGGTCAGCTTCACGTTAGCATCAAAGGCTCCAAATACCAAACAGATCTTTGCAGTTTTGCTATCTAAGGGTTGTTCAGTGCACAGTAACAACCAAGGAGTCGTTGTAACATAAATAGTAACGATAATAATTCGCACTTAGTACCCGCTATGGGAATAAATTTAAATATATTGGTATCAGTTTCTAGTATGGTATCTCTTTACGATTTGTCACACCCAAATTTAAAGTCAAATTCAAACGCAAATCAAATGTGTGATAGGATCTAGTATGGTATCTTCTCTGTGACTCTCTCTCTCTGCGAAATGCATGCACGCTTTGTATTCCTCTCGTGAACAAAAAATGTCTGCTATTTTCGTCCCACGAGTGAGGGCCCGGGATGGCCAATGTTGGACTGGGTATTCAGTTTATTAGGATAATTCAGTTCGGTCTATTTAGATTTATGATTTTCAAAATATTTTAGGAATCGAACACGAATAGACTCATAATTTTAGTTCGGTCTATTCGACCCACCAAATAGATCCGAACTGTAGAGAAACTAGtatattttgttaaaatatatacaataaataattaattgaaagtactattactactacaagtgactataaaaattagCATACAAAGATATATATACTATTGTTAAGATAATATCATTATTTctagctaataagttcataaattATATAATAATACTATCACATATTAAGAGatttttatatttcgggttattaggtctattcgggttttaaagGTTAGAAATCGAACCCGAACTCATACcccgaaatatagcacatataggaaTCGAATCCGAACCTGAAAATTCGAATAGACCGataattcggtctattcgggttcggttctaAAATGCCCGCCCCTAGGCCAACGGTTGCCTTACGGTACGGTCAGCTTCACGTTAGGAGCAAAGGCTCCAAATACCAAACAGATCTTTGCAGTTTTGCTATCTAAGGGTTGTTCAGTGCATAGTAACAACTAAGAGTCGTTGGAACATAAATAGTAACGATAATAATTCACACTTAGTACCCGCGGGAATAAATTTGAATATGTTGGTATCAGTTTCCAGTATGGTATCCTTACGATTTGTCACACCCAGACTTAAGGTCAAATTCAGGCGCAAA
Proteins encoded:
- the LOC100280890 gene encoding Calcium-binding protein CBP; translated protein: MAGYPPPGSGYPYGPGGGYGAPPPPYGSSPAPSAPPYGEKPPKEGKTSTSSAPPYYGAPPPSYGAPPPSQPYGGGGGGGGGYGYGASQPPPYGGAPQQQPPYGGGAPAGFGSPFASLVPSAFPPGTDPNVVACFQAADRDGSGMIDDKELQSALSGYNQSFSLRTVHLLMYLFTNTNVRKIGPKEFTSVFYSLQNWRAIFERFDRDRSGRIDMSELRDALLSLGYSVSPTVLDLLVSKFDKTGGKSKAIEYDNFIECCLTVKGLTEKFKEKDTAYSGSATFTYEAFMLTVLPFLIA
- the LOC103654328 gene encoding probable calcium-transporting ATPase 8, plasma membrane-type encodes the protein MERLESYLKEHFDVPPKNPSEEAQRRWRSAVGALVKNRRRRFRMVPDLHRRSLDEAQRRSTQEKIRLALYVQKAAMTFIDGAKHKDYRITEDIRNAGFSINPDELASITSKHDAKALKMHGGVDGVSKKIRSALDHGISASDLDTRQSIYGVNRYAEKPSRTFWMFVWDALQDMTLIILMVCALLSAAVGLASEGWPRGMYDGLGIMLSILLVVMVTAVSDYRQSLQFKELDNEKKKIFIHVTRDGSRQKVSIYDLAVGDIVHLSIGDQVPADGLYVHGYSLLIDESSLSGESEPVYVSQDKPFILAGTKVQDGSAKMMVTAVGMRTEWGRLMSTLSEGGEDETPLQVKLNGVATIIGKIGLLFATLTFVVLMVRFLIEKGLTVGLSKWYSTDALTIVNYFATAVTIIVVAVPEGLPLAVTLSLAFAMKKLMNDKALVRHLSACETMGSAGTICTDKTGTLTTNHMVVDKIWASEVSKSVTDSSSLEDLASAVSPATLSLLLQGIFENTSAEVVNEKDGKQTVLGTPTERAIFEFGLKLEGLGAEDRTCTKVKVEPFNSVKKKMAVLVSLHDGGSYRWFTKGASEIVVEMCDMMIDGDGNSVPLSEAQRKIVLDTINSFASDALRTLCLAYKDVDGLEDDDDDADSPTSGFTLICIFGIKDPLRPGVKDAVEACKSAGIVVRMVTGDNINTAKAIAKECGILTDGDLAIEGPEFRSKSPEEMRDIIPKIRVMARSLPLDKHTLVTNLRGMFREVVAVTGDGTNDAPALHEADIGLAMGIAGTEVAKESADVIVLDDNFTTIINVARWGRAVYINIQKFVQFQLTVNIVALVINFVSACITGSAPLTAVQLLWVNMIMDTLGALALATEPPNDDMMKRPPVGRGESFITKVMWRNIIGQSLYQLVVLGALMFGGEQFLNIKGADSKSVVNTLIFNSFVFCQVFNEINSREMEKINVFRGMVTNWIFIAIIAATVLFQVVIVELLGTFASTVPLDWRLWLLSVGLGSVSLVVGAVLKCIPVAKSNGAPASPNGYAPLPSGPDDI